From the genome of Ptychodera flava strain L36383 chromosome 22, AS_Pfla_20210202, whole genome shotgun sequence, one region includes:
- the LOC139122698 gene encoding cilia-and flagella-associated protein 96-like: MSKDQGGKTDMERVGLFKEMEYTTINDRYIPRTGKAFNEAASKGKQMLPGGSKAKSALQAGYFDGNFTRVFHGEGYSDPVKMRRQLRLKEAQKNIGKAFLPSNGDKKPSGLGNHYGTFAGAVGAFSPVKRGGKAYSAPGKNVLTNPGKRGTGYGYTGITIGGGYKHSPDSYDRPKELRRKEQLGHKSMLKGGSFKLNMHPKDYFDGNPYRTDKPLPPLKKTGSAKKDVKPFKPSSPAKHIGGSKAGTFDPYPSHSNDPYKPKGKKPEPPVNKTGKIFMPSPGPKSAPMNSIVNQNVSRSINGLNFKMVNSVMAF, from the exons ATGTCGAAGGATCAGGGTGGAAAAACCGATATGGAACGGGTGGGCCTGTTCAAGGAGATGGAATATACCACGATCAACGACAGATATATACCTCGAACAGGCA AGGCTTTCAATGAGGCAGCGTCAAAGGGCAAACAGATGCTGCCTGGTGGCAGTAAGGCCAAGTCTGCCCTCCAAGCTGGATACTTTGACGGCAATTTTACAAGGGTGTTCCATGGAGAAGGTTACAGTGATCCAGTCAAGATGAGGAGGCAGCTCAGATTGAAGGAAGCGCAGAAGAATATTGGAAAAGCATTTTTACCAAGCAATGGAGACAAAAAACC GTCTGGATTAGGTAACCACTACGGAACATTTGCTGGAGCAGTTGGAGCATTCAGTCCAGTCAAAAGGGGAGGAAAGGCGTACTCGGCACCAGGAAAGAATGTGTTAACGAACCCAGGGAAAAGAGGTACTGGATATGGATACACTGGAATTACGATAGGAGGAGGGTACAAACATTCGCCTGATTCATATGACAGACCAAAGGAACTCAGGAGA AAAGAACAATTAGGACATAAAAGTATGCTGAAGGGAGGTTCATTTAAACTTAACATGCATCCTAAGGACTACTTTGATGGGAACCCTTACCGTACTGACAAACCGCTACCTCCTCTCAAGAAAACTGGATCTGCCAAAAAAGACGTCAAGCCATTCAAACCCAGCTCACCAGCCAAGCAT ATTGGTGGTTCGAAAGCTGGAACATTTGATCCCTACCCGTCACATTCCAATGATCCATACAAACCAAAGGGAAAGAAACCGGAACCGCCAGTCAACAAGACCGGCAAGATTTTCATGCCTTCGCCAGGTCCGAAGAGTGCACCAATGAACTCCATCGTCAATCAAAACGTATCAAG ATCTATCAATGGCCTCAACTTCAAAATGGTGAACTCAGTTATGGCATTTTAA